The Candidatus Binataceae bacterium genome segment TTCCCGCCGCTGCACAACTTCAGTGCCGACACCGGCGTCCGTCAGAATCTCGAGCAGCACTGCATGGCCGACGCGCCCATCGATCACGTGCGCACTGATCGCTCCGGCGCTCAGCGCGTCGAGACAGCATTCGACCTTGGGGATCATCCCTTCAGCGATCGTACCCGAGCTTATCATCCTGCGCGCCTGCGTCGCATACAGCGTGGGAACTAACTCGCCGCCGGCATTTTTCACGCCCTCAACGTCAGTCAGCAGGATTAGCTTTTCCGCCTTGAGCGCGCCCGCCAGCGCGCCTGCGGCGACGTCGGCGTTAATATTGTAGGTCATCCCGTCGCGGCCGATTCCTACCGGCGCGACCACCGGGATAAAGCCCGCCTGTTCGAGCGCGATCAGGGCCGCGGGATTAACTTCAGCTATTTCACCTACCAGCCCGAGATCGAGTTTCGCCAAGCGGCCGTTCGCCTCCTTCACCGCAAGCAACATCTTGCGCGCGACGAAGAGATAGCCGTCCTTGCCCGAGAGGCCGACAGCGCGGCCACCCTGCCGCCAGATCAGCGCCACGATCTCTTTGTTAATTTTCTGGAGCACCATCTCAGCCGCGTCCATTGCGGCCTCGTCGGTCACACGCATCCCGCGTACGAAGCTGGACTTGAGGCCGAGCTTGCCGATGAGCTCAGTGATTTGCGGCCCGCCGCCGTGCACCACTACCGCCTTGATGCCGACCGATTCTAGCATCACGATGTCCTGCGCGAAGCTTGTCCGCAGTTCCGGCGTGAGCATCGCATGGCCGCCGTACTTGATGACAAAGGTGCGGCCGCGAAAGCGCTGGATATAGGGCAGCGCCTCGGCGAGAATCTGCGCCCGCTCGAGGGGATTATTCACGGCGCCGTTTCGCTCGCTGTTTTCGCCCGCTGCAACCCGTGCGCCTTCTACAAAATATAGCGCGAGAGGTCCTCATTCTTGAGGATTGGATCGAGCCGTTGATGGACGTAGGCGGCGTCGACGTTGACCTCTTCGCCGCCGCGCTCGGGCGCGTTGAAGGAGAGATCTTCGAGCAGCCGTTCGAGCACCGTATGGAGCCGCCGCGCACCGATATTCTCCGACCGCGCATTAACCTGCGCCGCGATTTCGGCGAGCGCCGCCACCGCGTCGGCGGCAAAGTGCAGGCGGACTTTTTCGGTTTCCAGTAGCGCAACGTATTGCCTGGTAAGGGCGTTTTCGGGTTCGGTCAGGATGCGGATAAAGTCCGCCTGGGTCAAGGCCTTCAGCTCGACGCGAATCGGGAAGCGGCCCTGAAACTCAGGAATCAAATCCGACGGCCTTGAGGTATGAAATGCGCCCGACGCCACGAACAGGATGTGGTCCGTGCGCACCGCGCCGTACTTGGTATTTACGGTTGAGCCCTCCACGATCGGTAGCAGGTCGCGCTGCACGCCCTCGCGCGAGACGTCGGGTCCGTGCGCCGACTCGCGTCCGGCGATTTTGTCGATCTCGTCGATAAAGACGATGCCCGACTGCTCCGCGCGCAGAATCGCCTCGCGCGTGACGTTTTCCATATCGACCAGGCGGGCCGCCTCTTCCTGACTCAGAATTTCGAGCGCTTCGGGGACTTTGACCTTACGCTGGCGCGTCTTCTTCGGCATGATCTGGCTGAACAGCTCTTTCATGTTCGCGCCCATCTCCTCCATGCCTTGAGGCGCCAGCACTTCGACCATCGGGATCGATTGGGCGCTCACTTCGATCTCGACCTCGCGCTCGTTGAGGTAGCCGTCGCGCAGCAGCTTGCGCAGCTTCTCGCGGGTTTCGCCGTGCGAATCCGGGCCGGCGACGCTCAGATTGCCGTGCTCGTCGAGCGCCGCGGCGCGACGAGTCTTGCCGGCCGGCGCCGGATATAAAATATCGAGCAGGCGCTCCTCGGCGCCCTCGCGCGCCTTGACTTGGACGCGTTCGCGCTCCTCCTCGCGGACCATCTTCACGGCGATCTCCGCGAGGTCGCGGATCATCGATTCGACGTCGCGCCCGACATAACCGACCTCGGTGTAACGCGAGGCCTCGACCTTGACGAACGGGGCCTGCGCGAGTTTTGCCAGCCGGCGCGCGATTTCGGTCTTGCCGATCCCAGTCGGTCCGATCATCAGGATATTCTTGGGCGCGATCTCGTCGCGCAGCTCGGGCGCGACGTTCTGCCGCCGCCAGCGATTGCGCAGCGCGATCGCCACCGCGCGCTTGGCGTCGTGCTGGCCAACAATATAGCGGTCGAGTTCGGAAACGATCTCCCGGGGCGTCATTACGTGCGAAGCAGCCATGGTTTATTTTGTCCCGCGCCGCCCGGAAAACCAAATTGTTGGATTCAACTCAATCCTGCGGCGAGGTCCGCCACCGACGAGAGAGATGTCGCGCAACTAACCGGGCGATGGGAGGGTAGTAGCCGCCTACAGCTCTTCGATCACAAACTGATCGTTAGTATAAACGCAGATTTCAGCAGCGATCGTCATCGCGCCTTCAGCGATCGTGCGCGCGGTCAGGTCCTTACCAAAGCGTACTAGAGCGCGCGCAGCTGACAGGGCGTAGTTGCCACCTGATCCGATCGCCAGCAATCCGTCGTCTGGTTCAATCACGTCGCCCGCTCCGGAGATGAGCAAGGAATTCTCGACGTCGGCGACAATCAGCATCGCCTCAAGTCGGCGAAGGATACGATCGGTTCGCCAATCCTTCGCCATCTCGACCGCGGCCCGACGCAGATTGCCGTTGAACTCCTGCAGCTTGCCTTCAAATTTATCGAACAGCGTCAGGGCGTCGGCGGTCGAGCCTGCGAAGCCCGAGAGCACCGCGTCGTTATGCAGTCGGCGGACCTTGCGTGCGCCGCGCTTCATGATGGTCTGGCCGACGCTCACCTGCCCGTCACCCGCCATCACGACCTTGCCCTGAAAGCGCACGCACAAAATGGTCGTCGAACGGACGCGGGTTTCGGGATCTCGTTCAGGCGCGGGGATGGGCACGACGGTAAACCTCTTTCAGATGACGCACGCTGACATGAGTATAGCGCTGCGTAGTGGCGAGACTCGAATGGCCGAGCATCTCCTGAATCGAGCGCAGGTCGGCGCCGGCGTTGAGCAGATGCGTCGCGAAGCAGTGGCGCAGACCATGCGGCGTCAGGGGCGTCTCGAGGCCGGCAACGGTCAGCCGGCGCTCGAGCATCTTCTGCACGGAGCGCGCGGTCAAACGCCCGCCGCGCAGATTGGTGATGACTGGGTCATCTGGTGAGGACGCGACCGGCATCGCGGCGCGCCAGCGGTGCAGCGCGTCGAGCGCGAGCTCGCCGATTGGAATGAAACGGTCCTTATTACCTTTGCCGGCCCGCACCATCACCATCCCGAGTTCCTGATCGACGTCGCGCCAGCATAGGCCGGTCAGCTCACTGACGCGGAGGCCGCTCGAATAGAGGATTTCCATGATAGCGCGATCGCGGATCGCAGCCGGTCGCTCGGGTTCGCCACCCCCTTCGATCAGGATCGCGACGGCCTCTTCGCCGGCGACCTGGGGCAGCCGCTTATCGACCTTCGGCGAGCGCATGCTCCGCGCCGGATTCAGCTTGCCCGTCATGGCTTCACGCCATCGGAAGAAGGCTTTGATCGCGAAGAGGCGGCGCTGGATAGTCGCGCGCGCAGCGGGCGTTTTCATCATAGCGGCGAGGTAATTGCGCACATGATCGGCGGTGATCGCGTCAAGCATGACCCGCTTGCCGCCGGCGTCGAGGGCGCTGCGGCCACTCGTCAGGTAGCCGTGGAAATCCTTGAGATCCCGTCGATAGCTGCTAACGGTATTTTTTGCCGCCCGCGTCGCCCCCAGCATCGCCGCCGAAAATGCTTCGATCTCCTCAACCATCTCCGCCTCGCCGCCCGCCCCGCTTCCAGCTATAGAATGTAGCACGGCTGGCTACGGCCCAAATGCTTATGAATTGCTTTCATTGCGGGCGTGAGGTGGAGGGCAAGGAACGCGTGGGCTTTCGCGATCGTTGTGCGGCCTGCGACCGCCCGCTCCATGCCTGTCTTAACTGCGATTTCTACGATCGCAGCTATAATAACGAGTGCCGTGAGACGGAAGCGGGATGCATCGTCGATAAGGATCGGACGAATTTTTGTGATTTCTTCGCTCCGCAGCGCGCGGCGATCAAGCCCCCGGCCCCCGATGCCCGCGGAAAGCTTGAGGCATTGTTCAAAAGGAAATCTTGAGCTTTCCGGCTAACGCCTCGGGGCGCTCCATCCGCTAAACTCGATAGCTCGGATGGAAAATCATCAAAGTCATCTAGGTGCGATAGTTCTTGCCGCGGGATTGGGCACGCGGATGCGCTCGGCACGCGCGAAAGTCCTGCACGAGTTGGCCGGCGAGCCGATGATCGCGCGGAGTCTGCGGGCTATCGCGGCGCTGGCGCCCGACCCGCTCGTAGTGGTAGTCGGTCATCAGGCGCGTGAGGTCGAGGCCGCGGCGCGGCGCGCGGTTGCGAACGCACCCCTGCTATTTGCGCAGCAGCCTGAGCAGCGCGGCACCGGCGACGCGGCGCGCCGCGCCTTCGACGCGTTGCCAGGAAATTTTGCCGGCGATCTGCTGATCGGCTGCGGCGACATGCCGATGCTCGAATCCGCGACCTTGCGCAGCTTCGTCGCCGACCATCGTGCGCACGGGCGCGTGCTTTCCTTCATCAGCGTGGTTCTCGACGATCCGGGCAACTATGGCCGTGTCATCCGCGATCGCGAAGGCGCCGTATGCGCGATCGTCGAGGCGCGGGACGCCGCGCCGGCCGAACGCGAGATCACGGAGATCAACAGCGGGATTTATCTGGTCGACGCCCACTTTCTGGGCCGCGCGCTGGTCGAAATCAATTCTGACAATGTGCAACAGGAATTCTATCTGACCGATATAGTCGCGCTCGCCCGCCGGGAGGGCGTCAACGTCAACGCCTGGCGAGTTGAGCAGGCAGATGAGTTCGCTGGAATTAATACGCGCGAGGAGCTGGCCCGCATGGACAGACAAATCCGCGATGAAACGAACCGCCGCTTGATGGCCGCGGGCGTCACGCTGATCGATCCTGCCACCGCCTATATTGGGTCAGAGGCGGAGATTGGCCGCGACACCACGATCGGTCCCAACGTGCAGATCAGCGGCAAGAGCCGCGTCGGCGCGGGAGTCGTGATCGAGGGGACGGCGTGGCTGCGCGACGTCGTGATCGGTGATCGCTGCCATCTGAAGCTCGGCGTGCGCGCGGAGAGTTGCGTGATTGGCGACGAGTGCGAGATCGGACCGTTCGCCAATCTGCGCGAGGGTACACAGCTGGAAGGGCATAACCGAATCGGCAATTTCGTCGAAACCAAGAACGCGCGAATCGGCCGCGGCACCAAGGCGAGCCATCTGAGCTATCTCGGCGACGCGCTCATCGGGCGCGAGACTAACGTCGGTTGCGGCGTCATCACGGTGAATTACGACGGCTACGACAAGCATCAGACGCGGATCGGCGACAACTGCATGGTCGGCTGCGATACGCAGCTCATCGCGCCGATCGCGGTCGGCAACGACGTTTACGTCGCGTCGGGAACGACCCTGGTGCGTGACGTCGCTGACGGCGCGCTCGTCATGTCGCAGCATCCGCAGCGCGAGAAGGCGGGTTGGACCGCGGACTGGCATAAGCGGCACGCGAATCATCCGAAGGCGCGCGGTAGTGACAAGGTTTGACTTTATGCACGGCTCCTCGATTTTTGACGCAGCTCCAGGGGGCGGCCGAGTCCGCGAGGCGCGGCCTCAGTCCAGCCGCCCTGACAAAACTTTGAACGCAACTCGCAGACTAGTTTGCTCGTTGCGCTTCGCTCCACTGGCGCTCGCCTACTCGCTCCGCGCGGCGGCTGTGCGCCACTAGCGTTATGTGTGGAATCATGGGATATGTCGGGCCGCGCGAGGCGGCGCCGATTCTGCTGCGCGGCCTGCGCCGCCTCGAATATCGCGGTTACGATTCGGCCGGGATCGCGATACTGGTCGGCGGCAAGCGCCTCGAGATCCGACGCGCCGTCGGCAAACTCGACAATCTGTACAAGCTGCTCGACGGCGCGCCACTTGCCGGTCACATCGGAATGGGGCATACGCGCTGGGCCACGCATGGCCGGCCCTCCGAGACCAACGCGCATCCGCATCAGGCGGGGCCCGTCGCCGTGATTCACAACGGCATCATCGAGAATTACGTCGCGCTGCGGGAGAGCTTGCTCAAGCGCAGCCATAGGCTTAAGTCGGAGACCGACACCGAACTGATCTCTCATCTGATCGAAGAACGGCTGCGGGATAGCTTGACCTTGGCCGAGGCAGTCCGCGCGGTGATTCAGGAATTACGGGGATCCTTCTCGATCGTCGTGCTCTCAGAGACCGAGCCGGGCAAACTGGTCGCCGCCAAAACCGCGACGCCCCTGGTGCTCGGTTTCGGCGACGGCGAGAACTTCGTGGCTTCGGACATTCCGGCGATTCTCGAGCATACGCGGCGCGCGCTCGTGCTTGAAGACGGCGAGATGGCGGAAATAAGCGCTGACGAGATTCGGCTCACAAGCTTCGCCGGCGCGCCGATCGTGCGCGCGCCGCGCACTATCGAATGGGACGCGGTGGCCGCGACCAAGGGCGGCTACCAGCATTATCTGCGCAAGGAGATCGCCGAGCAGCCGCAGGCCTGGATCGATACGCTGAGCGGGCGCGCGAGCGCCGGTTCGGCTGAAGTGCGCTTCGAGTCGGAGCTGCTGCCGGCCGGCGGCGCCGAAGCGATCCGGCGAATCGTGATGGTCTCGGCCGGCGCGTCGTGGATCTCGTCGCAAATCGGCAAGTTCATGATCGAGGAGCTGTGCGGCATTCCCGCGGAGGTCGATTACTCGGCAGAATTTCGCTATCGCAGCCCTGCCGTCGATGATCACACGCTGGTCGTTGCGGTGTCGCAATCGGGCGAGACCGCTGACACGCTCGCGGCGATGGAGGAGGCGAAACGACGTGGCAGCCATCTCTTGGCGCTGACCAACACCGTCGATTCGTCGATCGCGCGCAAGGCCGACGGCCAGTTGTACACACGCTGCGGGCCCGAGATCAGTGTGACGACGACGAAGTGTTTTCTCGCGCAGATCGAAGCTTTCTACTTATTTTCGATCCATCTCGCGGCGCGACTCGGACGACTCAAAGCGCAGCAGGCCGAGGAGCTGCTGCAACCGGTCTTTGCGATCCCTCATCAGATCGAGACGATCCTCACGCAGGAGCGCTTGATCGAGAAGATCGCGCGGAAATATGGCAAGGCCCGCGACTTCCTCTATCTCGGGCGCGGC includes the following:
- the hslU gene encoding ATP-dependent protease ATPase subunit HslU; this translates as MAASHVMTPREIVSELDRYIVGQHDAKRAVAIALRNRWRRQNVAPELRDEIAPKNILMIGPTGIGKTEIARRLAKLAQAPFVKVEASRYTEVGYVGRDVESMIRDLAEIAVKMVREEERERVQVKAREGAEERLLDILYPAPAGKTRRAAALDEHGNLSVAGPDSHGETREKLRKLLRDGYLNEREVEIEVSAQSIPMVEVLAPQGMEEMGANMKELFSQIMPKKTRQRKVKVPEALEILSQEEAARLVDMENVTREAILRAEQSGIVFIDEIDKIAGRESAHGPDVSREGVQRDLLPIVEGSTVNTKYGAVRTDHILFVASGAFHTSRPSDLIPEFQGRFPIRVELKALTQADFIRILTEPENALTRQYVALLETEKVRLHFAADAVAALAEIAAQVNARSENIGARRLHTVLERLLEDLSFNAPERGGEEVNVDAAYVHQRLDPILKNEDLSRYIL
- a CDS encoding tyrosine-type recombinase/integrase, yielding MLHSIAGSGAGGEAEMVEEIEAFSAAMLGATRAAKNTVSSYRRDLKDFHGYLTSGRSALDAGGKRVMLDAITADHVRNYLAAMMKTPAARATIQRRLFAIKAFFRWREAMTGKLNPARSMRSPKVDKRLPQVAGEEAVAILIEGGGEPERPAAIRDRAIMEILYSSGLRVSELTGLCWRDVDQELGMVMVRAGKGNKDRFIPIGELALDALHRWRAAMPVASSPDDPVITNLRGGRLTARSVQKMLERRLTVAGLETPLTPHGLRHCFATHLLNAGADLRSIQEMLGHSSLATTQRYTHVSVRHLKEVYRRAHPRA
- the glmU gene encoding bifunctional UDP-N-acetylglucosamine diphosphorylase/glucosamine-1-phosphate N-acetyltransferase GlmU yields the protein MENHQSHLGAIVLAAGLGTRMRSARAKVLHELAGEPMIARSLRAIAALAPDPLVVVVGHQAREVEAAARRAVANAPLLFAQQPEQRGTGDAARRAFDALPGNFAGDLLIGCGDMPMLESATLRSFVADHRAHGRVLSFISVVLDDPGNYGRVIRDREGAVCAIVEARDAAPAEREITEINSGIYLVDAHFLGRALVEINSDNVQQEFYLTDIVALARREGVNVNAWRVEQADEFAGINTREELARMDRQIRDETNRRLMAAGVTLIDPATAYIGSEAEIGRDTTIGPNVQISGKSRVGAGVVIEGTAWLRDVVIGDRCHLKLGVRAESCVIGDECEIGPFANLREGTQLEGHNRIGNFVETKNARIGRGTKASHLSYLGDALIGRETNVGCGVITVNYDGYDKHQTRIGDNCMVGCDTQLIAPIAVGNDVYVASGTTLVRDVADGALVMSQHPQREKAGWTADWHKRHANHPKARGSDKV
- the glmS gene encoding glutamine--fructose-6-phosphate transaminase (isomerizing); the protein is MGYVGPREAAPILLRGLRRLEYRGYDSAGIAILVGGKRLEIRRAVGKLDNLYKLLDGAPLAGHIGMGHTRWATHGRPSETNAHPHQAGPVAVIHNGIIENYVALRESLLKRSHRLKSETDTELISHLIEERLRDSLTLAEAVRAVIQELRGSFSIVVLSETEPGKLVAAKTATPLVLGFGDGENFVASDIPAILEHTRRALVLEDGEMAEISADEIRLTSFAGAPIVRAPRTIEWDAVAATKGGYQHYLRKEIAEQPQAWIDTLSGRASAGSAEVRFESELLPAGGAEAIRRIVMVSAGASWISSQIGKFMIEELCGIPAEVDYSAEFRYRSPAVDDHTLVVAVSQSGETADTLAAMEEAKRRGSHLLALTNTVDSSIARKADGQLYTRCGPEISVTTTKCFLAQIEAFYLFSIHLAARLGRLKAQQAEELLQPVFAIPHQIETILTQERLIEKIARKYGKARDFLYLGRGINYPVALEGALKLKEISYIHAEGYSAGEMKHGPIALIDEEMPVVVIIPNDNVFDKTMSNLKEVESRNGRIIAVTDHASPELREVAWEVIETPSSNRFLMPVLMTVPLQLLAYHIAVYRGTDVDQPRNLAKSVTVE
- the hslV gene encoding ATP-dependent protease subunit HslV, which gives rise to MPAPERDPETRVRSTTILCVRFQGKVVMAGDGQVSVGQTIMKRGARKVRRLHNDAVLSGFAGSTADALTLFDKFEGKLQEFNGNLRRAAVEMAKDWRTDRILRRLEAMLIVADVENSLLISGAGDVIEPDDGLLAIGSGGNYALSAARALVRFGKDLTARTIAEGAMTIAAEICVYTNDQFVIEEL
- the argB gene encoding acetylglutamate kinase is translated as MNNPLERAQILAEALPYIQRFRGRTFVIKYGGHAMLTPELRTSFAQDIVMLESVGIKAVVVHGGGPQITELIGKLGLKSSFVRGMRVTDEAAMDAAEMVLQKINKEIVALIWRQGGRAVGLSGKDGYLFVARKMLLAVKEANGRLAKLDLGLVGEIAEVNPAALIALEQAGFIPVVAPVGIGRDGMTYNINADVAAGALAGALKAEKLILLTDVEGVKNAGGELVPTLYATQARRMISSGTIAEGMIPKVECCLDALSAGAISAHVIDGRVGHAVLLEILTDAGVGTEVVQRRETIQRGKVARLNGRARDGAQGQR